One genomic segment of Clostridium estertheticum subsp. estertheticum includes these proteins:
- the uvrB gene encoding excinuclease ABC subunit UvrB: protein MYEFKLHSKFKPTGDQPQAIDSLVKGIEKGEKFQTLKGVTGSGKTFTMANIIEKVQKPTLVLAHNKILAAQLCSEFREFFPDNCVEYFVSYYDYYQPEAYIAQTDTFIEKDSSVNDDIDKLRHSATSALLERNDVIVVASVSCIYGLGNPEEYKKLTVSLREGMEKDRNEVIRNLVDIQYERNDMNFIRGTFRVRGDTIDIFPASSSSEGIRVEFFGDEIEKIRSFDALTGETIGIRKHVSIFPASHFATSKDKLEIGIAQIEQELEERLKELISEDKALEAQRLKQRTNYDIEMMREVGYCTGIENYSRILDGRPAGTAPQTLMQYFPNDFLMFIDESHVTLPQVKAMFGGDKSRKTNLIDYGFRLKSAYDNRPLTFPEFEKSMNQTVFVSATPSAYEEEHSENIAEQVIRPTGLLDPEIVIRPVKGQIDDLYAIIQDTIKKGFRVLVTTLTKKMSEDLTKYFREMDMKITYLHSDIDTIERMKIIQDLRLGTFDVLVGINLLREGLDIPEVALVAILDADKEGFLRSETSLIQTIGRAARNSESKVIMYADRITKSMKKAMDETTRRRKLQMEYNENHDIVPTTIVKDIRDVIGSITVAEDEEVYETLEAAKEANYDETKKLMDKYENEMKQAAKDLHFEKAAQLRDIIYKLKKQIKDI, encoded by the coding sequence ATGTATGAGTTTAAGTTACATTCAAAGTTTAAGCCAACAGGTGATCAACCACAGGCTATTGATAGCCTTGTTAAAGGAATTGAAAAAGGTGAAAAGTTCCAGACACTTAAAGGGGTAACTGGTTCAGGTAAAACTTTTACTATGGCTAATATTATTGAGAAAGTTCAAAAACCTACCTTGGTGCTAGCTCATAATAAAATCCTAGCAGCACAACTTTGCTCAGAGTTTAGGGAGTTTTTTCCTGACAATTGCGTTGAGTATTTTGTGTCATATTATGATTATTATCAGCCCGAAGCTTATATTGCACAGACAGATACATTTATAGAAAAAGATTCATCAGTTAATGATGATATTGATAAATTAAGACATTCAGCTACATCTGCATTACTTGAGCGTAACGATGTTATTGTGGTTGCTTCAGTTTCGTGTATATATGGACTTGGTAATCCAGAAGAGTATAAAAAACTTACAGTGTCACTTAGGGAAGGCATGGAAAAGGATAGAAATGAAGTAATAAGAAATCTAGTAGACATACAGTATGAAAGAAATGATATGAATTTTATTCGTGGAACTTTTAGAGTACGTGGCGACACTATTGATATATTCCCTGCATCGTCGTCTAGTGAGGGGATTAGGGTAGAATTTTTTGGAGATGAAATAGAGAAAATTAGATCATTTGATGCGCTTACAGGAGAAACTATAGGTATTCGTAAACATGTATCAATTTTCCCGGCTTCTCATTTCGCGACATCAAAGGATAAATTAGAGATTGGTATAGCTCAAATAGAACAGGAACTTGAAGAGAGATTAAAGGAACTTATTTCGGAAGATAAAGCACTGGAGGCGCAAAGACTTAAACAAAGAACTAATTATGATATTGAAATGATGAGAGAAGTTGGTTACTGCACTGGTATAGAGAATTATTCTAGAATTTTAGATGGTAGGCCTGCAGGAACAGCGCCACAAACATTGATGCAATATTTTCCAAATGATTTCTTGATGTTTATAGATGAGAGCCATGTAACTCTTCCACAGGTTAAGGCTATGTTTGGAGGAGATAAATCAAGAAAAACTAATTTAATTGATTATGGGTTTAGGCTTAAATCAGCTTATGATAATAGACCCTTAACCTTTCCAGAGTTTGAGAAGAGCATGAACCAAACAGTATTTGTAAGCGCAACGCCAAGTGCTTATGAGGAAGAGCATAGTGAAAACATCGCAGAACAAGTAATTAGACCTACGGGATTATTAGACCCTGAGATTGTTATAAGACCGGTTAAAGGACAAATAGATGATTTATATGCTATCATTCAGGACACAATAAAAAAAGGTTTTAGAGTTTTAGTAACAACACTAACTAAAAAAATGTCGGAGGATTTAACTAAATACTTTAGAGAAATGGACATGAAGATAACTTATTTGCATTCGGATATTGATACAATAGAAAGAATGAAAATTATTCAGGACCTTAGGCTGGGAACGTTTGATGTGTTAGTAGGTATAAATCTTTTAAGAGAAGGATTAGATATTCCAGAGGTAGCTCTTGTTGCGATACTTGATGCAGATAAGGAAGGTTTTTTGCGTTCTGAAACTTCATTAATTCAAACAATAGGAAGAGCTGCAAGAAATTCAGAGAGTAAAGTAATAATGTATGCAGACAGAATAACAAAGTCTATGAAAAAGGCTATGGATGAAACCACAAGAAGGCGCAAACTTCAGATGGAGTATAATGAAAATCATGATATAGTGCCAACTACTATTGTCAAAGATATTAGAGATGTAATAGGATCTATAACAGTCGCTGAGGATGAAGAGGTATATGAGACTCTCGAAGCGGCTAAAGAAGCAAATTATGATGAAACTAAAAAATTAATGGATAAGTATGAAAATGAGATGAAACAAGCAGCTAAGGATTTACACTTTGAAAAGGCAGCACAGCTTAGAGATATAATTTATAAACTTAAAAAGCAGATTAAAGATATTTAA
- the dcd gene encoding dCTP deaminase yields MILSGIEIKKKLGKEIIIEPFNEEQLNPNSYNLRLHNELLVYDEPTLDMKKENKVKELFIPEEGLVLEPGKLYLGRTVEYTGTNNYVPMLEGRSSIGRLGLFIHITAGFGDVGFQGFWTLEIFCVQPIRIYSGVQICQIYYHCIEGDYDEYTSGKYQNNDGVQPSLLYKDFER; encoded by the coding sequence GTGATACTTTCTGGAATAGAAATAAAGAAAAAGCTAGGTAAAGAAATTATAATTGAACCTTTTAATGAAGAACAACTTAATCCTAATAGTTATAATCTGAGATTACATAATGAATTACTTGTTTATGATGAACCAACTTTGGATATGAAAAAAGAAAATAAGGTTAAAGAGCTTTTTATACCAGAGGAGGGACTAGTTTTGGAACCAGGAAAATTATATCTTGGAAGAACAGTTGAGTATACAGGAACAAATAATTATGTACCTATGCTCGAAGGTAGGTCTTCTATTGGGAGATTGGGGTTGTTCATTCATATAACAGCCGGATTCGGTGACGTTGGTTTTCAAGGGTTTTGGACTCTAGAAATATTTTGTGTTCAACCAATAAGAATTTATTCGGGAGTTCAAATATGTCAGATATATTATCATTGTATTGAAGGTGATTATGATGAATATACGAGTGGAAAATATCAAAATAATGATGGTGTTCAACCAAGCTTATTATACAAAGATTTTGAACGTTAA
- a CDS encoding lipid II flippase Amj family protein: MSTQVIIVLILTIIITIISTLAYSVRIVGVRTGRIAVSFAVFNIFALVSRTANSVQAPLLAKTIESTIKAGNPQSLLSTFRWILFSTTIATIIGSALMPTFIKVFEKVVESFSINRSIPKLLMHAFSKSGIEQFKSSVTKPRKENFAHFKSFKMMPKKIILLNTIAFSISTVGVLASLYAGCLNPELRTTCSTLSAVINGSATILMVIFIDPFISILTDDVINGECSQLQFDRCIIFIVGGLIVGTILAQFLLIPAAQVISFIAKSI; encoded by the coding sequence ATGTCTACACAAGTAATAATAGTTTTAATTCTTACAATTATAATTACTATAATTTCAACGCTAGCTTATTCTGTTAGAATCGTTGGAGTAAGGACAGGGAGAATAGCAGTATCTTTTGCGGTATTTAATATTTTTGCATTGGTTTCTAGAACTGCAAACAGTGTTCAAGCACCGCTACTTGCTAAAACAATTGAAAGTACTATAAAAGCAGGAAATCCTCAGAGTTTATTATCTACCTTTAGGTGGATACTATTTTCCACAACAATTGCAACAATTATTGGGTCAGCACTTATGCCAACATTTATAAAGGTTTTTGAAAAAGTAGTAGAATCATTTAGTATTAATCGTTCTATACCTAAATTATTAATGCATGCTTTCTCAAAATCAGGAATAGAGCAGTTCAAGAGTAGTGTTACAAAACCTAGAAAAGAGAATTTTGCACATTTTAAGAGTTTCAAAATGATGCCTAAAAAAATAATATTGCTTAATACTATAGCTTTTTCTATATCGACTGTTGGTGTTTTGGCATCATTGTATGCAGGATGTTTAAATCCAGAATTAAGAACCACATGTAGCACATTATCAGCTGTTATAAATGGCAGTGCAACAATACTTATGGTTATATTTATAGATCCATTTATATCAATTTTAACGGATGATGTAATAAATGGAGAATGTAGTCAATTGCAGTTTGATAGATGTATAATTTTTATTGTCGGGGGATTAATAGTGGGAACAATCTTAGCTCAGTTTTTATTAATTCCGGCAGCACAGGTAATATCATTTATAGCTAAATCAATTTAA
- the abc-f gene encoding ribosomal protection-like ABC-F family protein produces MLILQIRDIKKSFGDRLLFDIKNLKIDSEEKIGIVGLNGTGKTTLMDILSKTLVPDEGYVDIYGSYSYITQLDYSFNEKPFAQVARLFKVPINHSNFMSGGEKTRLKIANSLSGKTNIIFADEPTSNLDIEGIKLLEEKLLAYKGALVLISHDRFFLDKLCNKIIELENGKIKIYNGNYSFYKKHKQLEIERQSIEYVQFIRDKRGLEESIVDRKHRKDTMRKTPKRMGNSEARLHRLGNQKAEKNVDNAAKSLKSRLDKLEIKDKPLDIYMTKVDIQKTEKLHSKILIKGSRLSKSFGSRKIFENANFQIGNGWKIALIGNNGCGKSTLIRMIMDKDSNISSSSTLKIGYFNQDLSMLDEEKSILENVIRESVYDETFVRILLARLLIRGEDIHKKINFLSGGERVKVSFAKIFTSDINMLILDEPTNYLDIYSSEAIETALKEFNGTILFVSHDRKFISEVADHLMIINNNKIEAFSGGYNEYLRKQNEESQGFNKKDRRLIIENKISEVLGKISMPSKKDNVELLDLKYKDLIKELKDIKNLD; encoded by the coding sequence ATGTTGATTTTACAAATAAGAGATATTAAAAAAAGTTTTGGTGATAGATTACTTTTTGACATAAAGAATTTAAAGATTGATTCTGAGGAGAAAATAGGAATAGTAGGACTTAATGGAACTGGTAAAACAACTTTAATGGATATTCTATCAAAAACGTTAGTTCCAGATGAAGGTTACGTGGACATATATGGTAGTTATTCTTATATAACTCAGCTGGATTATAGTTTTAATGAAAAGCCTTTTGCTCAAGTGGCTAGATTGTTTAAAGTACCAATAAATCATAGCAATTTTATGAGTGGTGGGGAAAAGACAAGACTTAAAATTGCTAATAGCTTAAGTGGAAAAACAAATATAATTTTTGCTGATGAACCTACATCTAATTTAGATATTGAAGGTATTAAACTTTTAGAGGAAAAGTTATTGGCATATAAAGGTGCTTTGGTTCTGATTTCTCATGATAGATTTTTTTTAGATAAGTTGTGTAATAAAATAATTGAATTGGAAAATGGAAAAATTAAAATATATAATGGAAACTACAGTTTTTATAAAAAGCACAAGCAACTAGAAATAGAAAGACAAAGCATTGAGTATGTTCAGTTTATACGAGATAAAAGAGGACTTGAGGAATCTATTGTAGATAGGAAACATCGTAAGGATACTATGAGAAAAACGCCTAAGCGTATGGGCAATTCTGAAGCAAGACTTCATAGATTAGGAAATCAAAAGGCTGAAAAGAATGTAGACAATGCGGCAAAGTCTCTTAAGTCTAGGCTTGATAAATTAGAAATAAAGGATAAACCATTAGATATATATATGACAAAAGTTGATATACAGAAAACTGAAAAATTACACAGCAAAATTTTGATTAAAGGAAGTAGGCTTAGCAAAAGTTTTGGAAGTAGAAAAATATTTGAAAATGCAAACTTTCAAATAGGTAATGGGTGGAAGATCGCTTTAATTGGAAATAATGGTTGCGGTAAAAGTACACTTATACGAATGATAATGGATAAAGATTCTAATATTAGTAGTTCTAGTACTTTAAAGATAGGTTACTTTAATCAAGATTTGAGTATGCTTGATGAAGAAAAAAGTATACTTGAAAATGTTATTAGGGAAAGTGTATATGACGAGACGTTTGTACGAATACTGTTGGCTAGGCTTTTGATTAGAGGTGAAGACATTCATAAAAAAATCAATTTTCTAAGTGGTGGAGAAAGAGTAAAGGTATCTTTTGCAAAAATATTCACTAGCGATATAAATATGCTGATTTTAGATGAACCTACAAATTATCTTGATATTTATTCATCAGAAGCAATTGAAACTGCTTTAAAAGAATTTAATGGTACAATATTATTTGTCTCCCACGATAGAAAATTTATAAGTGAGGTGGCGGACCATTTAATGATAATAAACAACAATAAAATTGAAGCTTTTAGCGGCGGATATAATGAATATTTACGAAAGCAAAATGAAGAATCACAAGGTTTTAATAAAAAAGATCGAAGGCTAATTATTGAAAACAAAATTTCAGAAGTTTTAGGAAAGATTTCGATGCCAAGTAAAAAAGACAATGTGGAACTGTTAGATTTAAAATATAAAGACCTTATAAAAGAATTAAAGGATATTAAAAATTTAGATTAG
- a CDS encoding PDZ domain-containing protein, which translates to MEIAIHTLRAVAYAIADPSNAFILMMIALIFYNKNKKIAAMQKMIMGESLDSAFELTISQIVIGIFAGAAASLIFTYAGLVFDENSNIYLLFMVSLFFMAFKPRFICFSYSGAVLGIASLLFKYAANTLNMPQLDVINIDILTLMTLVGILHIVEGSLVMIDGSRGAIPVFTNRDNKIIGGFALKRYWALPIALLILLSATSSNLVVGQSVMIPEWRHLIKGNIIDRIVKNSVIASIALYGVIGYSGITFTKSKRAKTLTSGALIMVYGVLLTAVAQLAVLGTAYQFFILIFAAVVHEAMLRLEKHMEFTMKPKFSSSDEGIMVLAVAPKSPAFQMGIESGDLIVELNGKAIEVEEEIFNIIKGNFSSLSLKIKKPFGDLKNVNYSNMASNKRLGIVIVPREIPKDTAIVNMNDESFKEVIEKIKNKDKDEYKDEDKDKDEDKNIKQEEDQKQEQEQDKK; encoded by the coding sequence ATGGAGATTGCAATACATACTTTAAGAGCAGTTGCTTATGCAATTGCAGACCCTTCAAATGCGTTTATTTTAATGATGATTGCATTGATTTTTTATAATAAAAACAAGAAAATTGCTGCTATGCAGAAGATGATAATGGGAGAAAGTTTAGACTCAGCATTTGAATTAACTATTTCTCAAATTGTAATAGGTATTTTTGCTGGGGCTGCAGCTAGTCTAATATTTACGTACGCAGGATTAGTTTTTGATGAAAACTCAAACATTTATTTATTGTTTATGGTTTCGTTATTTTTTATGGCATTTAAGCCTAGATTTATTTGCTTTTCTTATTCTGGTGCAGTACTAGGTATAGCCAGCTTATTGTTTAAATATGCAGCAAATACATTAAATATGCCACAATTAGATGTTATAAATATTGATATTTTGACTTTAATGACACTTGTTGGAATATTACATATTGTAGAGGGAAGTCTAGTTATGATAGATGGTTCAAGAGGAGCTATCCCGGTATTTACCAACAGAGATAACAAAATTATTGGTGGGTTTGCATTAAAAAGATACTGGGCGTTACCGATTGCGCTACTTATACTTTTAAGTGCAACTTCATCGAACTTAGTGGTTGGACAGAGCGTAATGATACCTGAATGGAGACATTTAATAAAAGGGAATATAATAGATCGAATTGTCAAAAATTCTGTTATAGCCTCGATTGCTTTGTATGGAGTCATAGGTTATAGTGGCATTACTTTTACTAAGAGTAAGAGGGCGAAGACGCTCACTTCAGGTGCTTTAATTATGGTTTATGGAGTATTGTTAACAGCCGTAGCGCAACTCGCGGTACTAGGCACAGCGTATCAATTTTTTATTCTAATATTTGCGGCAGTAGTACACGAGGCAATGCTTAGACTAGAAAAGCATATGGAGTTCACGATGAAACCTAAATTTAGTAGTAGTGATGAGGGAATTATGGTACTTGCGGTAGCCCCTAAATCTCCTGCCTTTCAAATGGGAATTGAAAGTGGCGACTTGATAGTTGAGCTTAATGGTAAAGCGATAGAGGTTGAAGAAGAAATCTTTAATATAATTAAAGGAAATTTTAGTTCGCTATCTTTAAAAATTAAGAAACCCTTTGGAGATCTTAAAAATGTAAATTATAGTAATATGGCTTCGAATAAAAGGCTAGGAATAGTAATTGTACCTAGGGAGATACCCAAGGATACTGCTATAGTTAATATGAATGATGAGTCCTTTAAAGAGGTAATTGAAAAAATAAAAAATAAAGACAAAGATGAATACAAAGATGAAGATAAAGACAAAGATGAAGACAAAAACATAAAACAAGAGGAAGATCAAAAGCAGGAACAAGAACAAGATAAGAAGTAA
- a CDS encoding S41 family peptidase, whose amino-acid sequence MSDENKFNSFKIVGNDSEGFKARKKKLIIWVVVLLIITNCITLFVSNQISLGSPNGKVIIARDDYEQVLKFQKLFLVRNKLYQYYDGKISDDVLVEGAIKGMTNSLNDPYTVFMNKKEYTDFNTQTEGAYTGLGLQVGVKDDKIVVISTFDDSPAKKAGIISGDIIKKVNSTEVTGKELEKAVAMMKGKEGGAVTLTLSRKGKANFNVSMKRAAIDLVTVKGEMLANKIGYIQLTMFDEHTAANFNKKLEELQSKGMKSLIVDERGNPGGLLDQVVDLTSNFVPKGKNIVYTIDKNKKKIEYKSKGGIAIGMPLTVLTDSGSASASEIFAGAIRDYKVGTLVGEKTFGKGIVQTMLSGSNSGFDDGTALKVTISKYYTPNGENIQHIGIKPGVAVVYPQALKEKVYNRALDPQFKKALEIATDKIK is encoded by the coding sequence ATGAGTGATGAAAATAAGTTTAATAGTTTCAAAATTGTTGGAAATGATAGTGAAGGATTTAAAGCGAGAAAAAAGAAACTAATTATATGGGTTGTAGTGTTACTTATTATTACTAATTGTATAACTTTGTTTGTTTCAAATCAGATTTCTTTAGGGAGCCCAAACGGTAAAGTAATAATTGCAAGAGATGATTATGAACAAGTATTAAAGTTTCAAAAACTATTTTTAGTCAGGAATAAATTATATCAGTATTATGATGGTAAAATTAGTGATGATGTTTTAGTAGAGGGAGCTATAAAAGGTATGACTAATTCCTTAAATGATCCTTATACAGTTTTTATGAACAAAAAAGAGTACACAGATTTTAATACTCAAACAGAAGGTGCTTACACTGGTCTTGGCCTACAAGTGGGAGTTAAAGATGATAAAATAGTTGTAATTTCAACATTTGATGATTCACCAGCTAAAAAGGCAGGAATAATTTCTGGGGATATCATAAAAAAGGTTAATTCAACTGAAGTGACTGGGAAAGAATTAGAAAAGGCAGTTGCTATGATGAAAGGTAAAGAAGGCGGGGCCGTTACATTAACACTTAGTAGAAAAGGAAAAGCGAATTTTAATGTTAGTATGAAACGTGCTGCTATCGATTTAGTAACAGTTAAGGGCGAAATGTTAGCAAATAAAATTGGATATATTCAACTTACAATGTTTGATGAACATACTGCCGCTAATTTTAATAAAAAATTAGAGGAATTACAAAGTAAGGGAATGAAGAGCTTAATAGTTGATGAAAGAGGTAATCCAGGCGGACTTTTAGATCAGGTTGTAGATTTAACATCTAATTTCGTACCTAAGGGGAAAAATATAGTATACACAATAGACAAAAACAAGAAAAAGATTGAGTATAAGTCAAAGGGTGGTATAGCAATAGGCATGCCATTAACTGTACTAACGGATTCGGGATCAGCAAGTGCTTCAGAAATTTTTGCAGGTGCTATAAGAGACTATAAGGTTGGTACACTGGTTGGAGAAAAAACCTTTGGTAAGGGTATAGTTCAAACTATGCTTTCTGGAAGTAATAGTGGTTTTGATGATGGTACTGCATTAAAGGTAACTATATCAAAATATTATACTCCAAATGGTGAAAATATACAGCATATTGGAATTAAACCAGGAGTTGCTGTAGTGTATCCACAAGCACTTAAAGAGAAAGTATATAATAGAGCTTTAGATCCACAATTTAAAAAAGCCTTGGAGATAGCTACGGATAAAATTAAGTAA
- the ftsX gene encoding permease-like cell division protein FtsX — MKISTIKYFIMDALKSLKRNKTVSIASVATVAATLFILGVFLLIVFNVNAGVKELGAKLQATVYLKDNITIADKSAIERTLNGVAGVSSITFEDKNDALNNAKKQFGKENESLTKGLEKIFPTSYVVKVEKPEMVSSVVKAVTGLKGIEKINDGRETVDKIIKITNTLKIVGIVLFAILVSVSLFLIGNTIKLTVYSRKKEIGIMKFVGATDWFIRWPFIIEGMLLGISGAIISTGVLYYAYKLVFEKVTSGVLGITLINPYIILSTTLWQFMLGGLIIGALGSSISIRKFLIV; from the coding sequence ATGAAGATTAGTACAATTAAATATTTTATCATGGATGCTTTAAAGAGTTTAAAAAGAAATAAAACGGTTAGTATAGCTTCGGTGGCTACAGTGGCAGCTACTTTATTTATTTTAGGCGTATTTTTGCTAATTGTTTTTAATGTTAATGCAGGAGTTAAAGAACTAGGGGCTAAACTTCAAGCAACAGTTTATCTTAAAGATAATATAACGATAGCAGACAAGTCAGCTATAGAAAGAACTTTGAATGGAGTAGCGGGAGTTTCAAGTATTACGTTTGAAGATAAGAATGATGCACTAAACAATGCAAAGAAACAATTTGGTAAGGAAAACGAATCCTTAACAAAAGGATTGGAAAAGATCTTTCCAACTTCATATGTTGTAAAGGTAGAAAAGCCTGAGATGGTAAGTAGTGTCGTAAAAGCTGTTACTGGATTAAAAGGTATAGAGAAAATTAATGATGGACGGGAAACCGTTGATAAAATTATAAAAATAACGAATACTCTTAAGATTGTAGGAATTGTATTATTTGCAATCCTAGTAAGTGTATCTTTATTTCTAATTGGAAACACAATTAAACTTACAGTATACTCTAGAAAAAAAGAAATCGGAATTATGAAGTTTGTTGGTGCAACTGATTGGTTCATAAGATGGCCGTTTATTATTGAAGGAATGCTTCTTGGCATATCAGGAGCAATTATTTCTACTGGGGTACTGTATTATGCTTATAAACTGGTTTTTGAGAAGGTTACTAGTGGGGTACTTGGAATTACATTAATTAATCCTTATATTATATTAAGTACGACATTATGGCAGTTTATGTTAGGTGGCTTAATTATTGGAGCATTAGGAAGCTCTATATCAATAAGAAAGTTCTTGATTGTATAA
- the ftsE gene encoding cell division ATP-binding protein FtsE, with the protein MIQVKKVTKIYDNNVIALSNIDITIEKGEFVFLVGPSGAGKSTFVKILLKEVEPTTGSVTINDVDITSILRKNIPYYRRKIGVVFQDFRLIDTLNVYENVAFALRATECSAKDIKKRVPYVLDLVGLSKKHMAFPNEISGGEKQRVSLARAIVNNPTLLIADEPTGNLDPETALGIMDVLNDINKAGTTVVMATHAKNIVDAMKKRVLAIEKGVLVRDEQRGRYGYED; encoded by the coding sequence ATGATACAAGTGAAAAAAGTAACTAAGATCTATGATAATAATGTAATAGCTTTGTCGAATATTGATATTACTATTGAAAAGGGGGAATTTGTATTCCTTGTAGGACCTAGTGGAGCGGGTAAATCGACTTTTGTTAAAATACTTTTAAAAGAGGTAGAACCAACTACAGGTAGTGTTACCATAAATGATGTAGATATAACAAGCATACTTAGAAAGAATATACCATACTATAGGCGGAAAATTGGAGTGGTTTTCCAAGACTTTAGATTGATTGATACCCTAAATGTTTATGAAAATGTGGCATTTGCACTCAGGGCTACAGAATGTTCTGCAAAGGATATTAAAAAAAGGGTACCTTATGTTTTAGATTTAGTTGGATTGTCGAAAAAACATATGGCTTTTCCTAATGAAATTTCAGGTGGAGAAAAACAAAGAGTTTCCCTTGCAAGGGCTATAGTAAATAATCCCACTTTGCTAATAGCAGATGAGCCAACAGGGAATTTAGATCCAGAAACTGCATTAGGAATTATGGATGTTTTAAATGATATTAACAAAGCAGGTACCACTGTGGTTATGGCAACACATGCTAAAAATATAGTGGATGCTATGAAGAAGAGAGTGCTCGCTATAGAAAAAGGTGTTCTAGTTAGAGACGAGCAGAGGGGAAGATACGGTTATGAAGATTAG
- a CDS encoding type II toxin-antitoxin system PemK/MazF family toxin has translation MTTIVKRGDIFYADLSPVVGSEQGGIRPVIILQNDIGNKYSPTIIIAAITSQINKAKLPTHVEISSEEYGLNKDSVVLLEQIRTLDKKRLKEKIGHMTDGDMKKVDTALLISVGL, from the coding sequence ATGACAACAATAGTAAAAAGAGGAGATATATTTTATGCTGATTTGAGCCCGGTTGTAGGCTCAGAGCAAGGCGGGATTAGACCAGTAATTATACTTCAAAATGATATTGGCAACAAGTACAGTCCCACTATTATTATTGCAGCTATTACTTCTCAGATAAATAAAGCGAAACTCCCTACTCATGTTGAAATTTCTTCAGAAGAGTATGGTCTAAACAAAGATTCTGTGGTTTTGCTGGAACAAATAAGAACATTGGATAAAAAAAGATTAAAAGAAAAAATTGGTCACATGACTGATGGTGATATGAAAAAAGTAGATACAGCACTTTTAATAAGTGTAGGTTTATAA
- a CDS encoding CopG family transcriptional regulator gives MSTSKKLVINLSEELYIKFNKALKKDCKKRSVFIREAIILYIEEKKRLNYIDTMKQGYLEMAELNLKIANMGFEKDIKEFKEYEVKLSESDLSNDNNSKKRRYILC, from the coding sequence ATGTCGACTTCAAAGAAATTAGTAATAAACCTCTCGGAGGAACTTTACATTAAATTTAATAAGGCACTCAAAAAAGATTGTAAAAAAAGAAGTGTATTTATTAGGGAAGCTATAATACTATATATTGAGGAAAAGAAAAGACTTAATTATATAGATACAATGAAACAAGGATATTTGGAAATGGCTGAATTAAATTTAAAAATAGCTAATATGGGTTTTGAAAAAGATATTAAAGAGTTTAAAGAATACGAAGTTAAGCTTTCGGAGAGTGATTTGTCAAATGACAACAATAGTAAAAAGAGGAGATATATTTTATGCTGA